In Sulfitobacter sp. W027, a single window of DNA contains:
- a CDS encoding tryptophan 2,3-dioxygenase, translated as MGTFDEASKGAKMNFAKDKSYGDYLGLDQILTTENPLDMAHDGLLFIIQHQTSELWMKLAIHELTACRKSLQAGELRQSFKMLTRVARIFEQLNSAWDVLRTMTPSEYTQFRPYLGASSGFQSYQYRLIEYLLGNRIAALTKLHEHTPEPHAALVAEMQQPSLYQVAIDLLCERMGEPSLAGSPEPKAWEAKPEVQDLWKQVYEDPTTNWELYELAEKLVDLEDYFRRWRFNHVTTVERIIGFKRGTGGTSGVTYLRKMLEVELFPELWHVRGAL; from the coding sequence ATGGGCACGTTTGACGAAGCCTCCAAGGGCGCGAAGATGAATTTTGCCAAGGATAAGTCCTATGGCGATTATCTGGGGTTGGACCAGATCCTGACGACGGAAAACCCGCTCGACATGGCGCATGACGGGCTGTTGTTTATCATCCAGCACCAGACCTCGGAGCTGTGGATGAAACTGGCAATCCACGAGTTGACCGCCTGCCGCAAATCGCTTCAGGCGGGGGAGTTGCGCCAAAGTTTCAAGATGTTGACCCGCGTGGCGCGAATTTTTGAACAGCTCAACTCCGCGTGGGACGTGCTGCGGACCATGACGCCCAGTGAATATACCCAATTCCGTCCGTATCTGGGTGCGTCGTCGGGGTTTCAGTCTTACCAGTACCGTTTGATCGAATATTTGCTGGGCAACCGGATCGCGGCACTGACCAAGCTGCATGAACACACGCCCGAACCTCATGCGGCGCTGGTCGCAGAGATGCAGCAGCCGAGCCTCTATCAGGTGGCGATTGATCTGCTTTGTGAGCGGATGGGCGAGCCGTCCCTCGCGGGCAGCCCGGAACCGAAGGCTTGGGAGGCCAAGCCAGAAGTCCAAGACCTGTGGAAACAGGTTTATGAAGACCCGACAACCAATTGGGAACTTTATGAATTGGCGGAAAAGCTCGTCGATCTTGAAGACTACTTCCGCCGCTGGCGTTTCAACCACGTTACCACCGTGGAACGCATCATCGGTTTCAAGCGCGGCACCGGGGGCACCTCGGGTGTGACCTACCTGCGCAAAATGCTCGAAGTGGAGCTTTTCCCCGAGCTTTGGCATGTAAGAGGAGCACTGTAA
- the kynU gene encoding kynureninase translates to MSVLKKYQFVLPEGVIYLDGNSLGPLPKAAAARVQEMIADEWGEMLIRGWNQAGWMEQPTRVGNMVAGIVGAPEGSVVMGDTLSIKVFQALASAVKLRPGRKVILSDTGNFPSDLYMAEGLVGLLEQGYELRSVAPEEVKDAINEDIAAVMLTEVDYRTGRKHDMKAMTELAHASGAVMIWDLAHSAGALPVDLAGSNCEFAVGCTYKYLNGGPGAPGFIYVRPDLADEVQPALAGWLGHRQPFAFDLEYKPGQGIERMRVGTPPVIQLTALEVAMGLWTDVDMQELRAASIALQEQFIEEIERDVPQLTLASPRNSAERGSQVSFRFEEGYAAMQAVIDRGVIGDFRAPDIMRFGFTPLYIDAEDVSKAVAIIRDVMENRLWDNEKYKTRARVT, encoded by the coding sequence GTGTCTGTTTTGAAAAAATATCAGTTTGTCCTGCCCGAGGGCGTCATCTACCTTGACGGCAACTCGCTAGGGCCGCTGCCCAAGGCCGCCGCGGCGCGGGTGCAGGAGATGATCGCAGATGAATGGGGCGAGATGCTGATCCGCGGCTGGAACCAAGCCGGATGGATGGAACAGCCCACGCGGGTTGGTAATATGGTCGCGGGCATCGTCGGCGCGCCGGAAGGCTCCGTGGTAATGGGCGACACGCTGTCGATCAAGGTCTTTCAGGCGCTCGCCTCGGCGGTTAAACTGCGCCCCGGTCGCAAGGTGATCCTCTCGGACACCGGTAATTTTCCCTCGGACCTCTATATGGCCGAAGGCTTGGTCGGGCTGTTGGAGCAGGGCTATGAGCTGCGCAGCGTTGCCCCCGAAGAGGTGAAAGACGCCATCAACGAAGACATCGCCGCCGTGATGTTGACAGAGGTGGATTACCGCACGGGCCGCAAGCATGACATGAAGGCGATGACTGAACTGGCCCATGCCAGTGGCGCTGTGATGATCTGGGATCTGGCACATTCGGCAGGTGCGCTGCCGGTCGATCTGGCGGGCAGCAACTGCGAATTTGCCGTGGGCTGCACCTATAAATACCTGAACGGCGGACCGGGCGCGCCGGGGTTCATCTATGTGCGCCCCGATCTGGCGGACGAAGTACAGCCTGCGCTTGCCGGGTGGCTGGGGCACCGCCAGCCCTTTGCCTTTGATCTGGAGTACAAACCGGGGCAGGGCATTGAGCGGATGCGCGTCGGCACGCCGCCGGTGATCCAATTGACCGCGCTGGAAGTGGCGATGGGGCTTTGGACGGACGTAGACATGCAAGAGCTGCGCGCCGCCTCCATTGCATTGCAGGAGCAGTTCATCGAAGAGATCGAGCGCGACGTACCGCAACTGACCCTTGCCAGCCCGCGCAACAGCGCTGAGCGGGGCAGTCAGGTGTCGTTCCGATTTGAGGAAGGCTATGCCGCGATGCAGGCCGTGATCGATCGCGGCGTGATCGGTGATTTCCGCGCGCCCGACATCATGCGGTTCGGCTTCACGCCGCTTTATATCGACGCCGAGGACGTCTCCAAAGCCGTGGCGATCATCCGCGATGTGATGGAGAACCGCCTCTGGGACAACGAAAAATACAAGACTCGCGCGAGGGTGACCTGA
- a CDS encoding AMP-binding protein produces MKLHPTGHEDTFARDNLPPFDQWPDLLLERFDYPERLNVGVELTDKMVEKGFGDHTALIGNGRRRTYKELSDWTNRLAAALVEDLGVKPGNRVLIRSANNPAMVACWLAATKAGAVVVNTMPMLRAGELSAIVDKAEISHALCDTRLMDEMTTCAKSSKFLKAVVGFDGTSNHDAELDRLALEKPVHFEAADTAQDDVALLGFTSGTTGNPKATMHFHRDLLIIADGYAREVLNVTPDDVFVGSPPLAFTFGLGGLAVFPLRFGAAATLLETASPPNMIEIIEKYKATVCFTAPTAYRAMLQAMEEGADLSSLRAAVSAGETLPAPVYHEWQEKTGKPMLDGIGATEMLHIFISNRFDDHRAACTGKPVTGYEAKVIDGEGNEVPRGEVGRLAVRGPIGCRYLGDKRQADYVKDGWNITGDSFTMDENGYLHFAARNDDMIISSGYNIAGPEVEAALLSHPIVRECGVVAAPDEARGSIVQAHVVLVDGTPEDANTIKILQDHVKATIAPYKYPRDIRFIKELPKTATGKIQRFALREGKWARLTKPPRARR; encoded by the coding sequence CACCTTCGCCCGCGATAACCTGCCGCCCTTCGACCAGTGGCCGGACCTCCTGTTGGAGCGTTTCGATTACCCAGAACGTCTGAACGTCGGTGTCGAACTCACTGACAAGATGGTCGAAAAGGGCTTTGGAGATCACACCGCGCTGATCGGCAACGGGCGCCGGCGCACCTACAAGGAGTTGTCGGACTGGACCAACCGTCTGGCCGCTGCGCTGGTCGAGGATCTGGGCGTGAAGCCGGGCAACCGCGTGCTGATCCGCTCGGCCAACAACCCGGCGATGGTGGCCTGCTGGCTGGCGGCGACCAAGGCGGGCGCGGTGGTCGTGAATACCATGCCGATGCTGCGCGCGGGCGAGCTTTCGGCCATCGTCGATAAGGCCGAGATCAGCCACGCGCTTTGCGACACGCGGCTGATGGACGAGATGACGACCTGCGCGAAGTCGTCGAAGTTTCTCAAGGCCGTGGTGGGCTTCGACGGCACCAGCAACCATGACGCCGAACTGGACCGTCTGGCGCTGGAAAAACCCGTGCATTTTGAGGCCGCCGACACCGCGCAGGACGATGTGGCACTGCTCGGGTTTACCTCAGGAACGACCGGTAACCCCAAGGCAACAATGCATTTTCACCGCGATCTCCTGATTATCGCGGATGGTTATGCCCGCGAGGTTCTGAACGTCACGCCCGATGATGTCTTCGTCGGCTCCCCGCCTCTGGCTTTTACCTTCGGCCTTGGCGGCCTTGCCGTCTTCCCGCTGCGCTTCGGGGCCGCGGCGACGCTTCTAGAGACCGCCAGCCCGCCCAACATGATCGAGATCATCGAGAAGTACAAAGCCACCGTCTGCTTCACCGCGCCTACCGCCTACCGCGCCATGCTGCAGGCGATGGAGGAGGGCGCGGACCTCAGCAGCCTGCGCGCCGCCGTTTCGGCGGGCGAGACGCTGCCCGCGCCGGTCTACCATGAGTGGCAGGAGAAGACCGGCAAGCCCATGCTCGACGGCATCGGGGCGACGGAAATGCTGCATATCTTCATCTCCAACCGCTTCGACGACCACCGGGCCGCTTGCACCGGCAAGCCGGTGACAGGCTATGAGGCGAAGGTGATCGATGGGGAAGGGAACGAGGTCCCGCGGGGAGAGGTGGGGCGTCTGGCGGTACGCGGGCCGATTGGCTGCCGCTATCTGGGCGACAAGCGGCAAGCCGATTACGTGAAGGACGGTTGGAACATCACCGGCGACAGCTTCACGATGGATGAGAACGGCTACTTGCATTTCGCGGCACGCAATGACGATATGATCATCAGTTCTGGCTACAACATCGCCGGGCCAGAAGTGGAAGCAGCGCTGCTAAGCCACCCGATTGTGCGTGAATGCGGCGTCGTTGCGGCCCCTGACGAAGCGCGCGGTTCTATCGTGCAGGCGCATGTGGTTCTGGTTGACGGAACGCCGGAAGATGCCAATACAATCAAAATATTGCAGGACCATGTTAAAGCGACCATCGCGCCTTATAAATACCCGCGCGACATTCGTTTCATCAAGGAACTGCCGAAAACCGCAACCGGGAAGATCCAGCGTTTCGCGCTGAGAGAGGGTAAATGGGCACGTTTGACGAAGCCTCCAAGGGCGCGAAGATGA
- a CDS encoding branched-chain amino acid ABC transporter permease gives MSFILLMEQVLNGVQSGVMLFLMAAGLTLIFGVMGLINLAHGSLYMVGAFAAAAMAAATGSFLLALVAALAASALAGCLIEMTVIRRLYDRDHLDQVLATFALILIFSEGTRFLFGSFPLFLEIPAALSGPVMLPGDIQYPLYRLVIIGVGLAIAAGLFLLIARTRIGIQIRAGEADREMIAALGIDIAKLYTLIFALGAALAGLAGALVGAIQSVQVGMGEPVLILAFVVIVIGGIGSIKGALIGALLVGLTDTLGSVLLPLFFANFMEASAATSVGSSLASMSIYILMAGVLLFKPTGLFGEA, from the coding sequence ATGTCATTCATCCTGCTCATGGAACAGGTGCTAAACGGGGTCCAATCCGGGGTCATGCTGTTCCTGATGGCCGCGGGTCTCACGCTGATCTTCGGGGTGATGGGGTTGATTAACCTCGCCCATGGATCGCTCTATATGGTTGGGGCTTTTGCCGCTGCGGCTATGGCAGCGGCGACCGGGTCTTTCTTGCTTGCATTGGTCGCTGCACTGGCCGCTTCGGCACTTGCAGGCTGCCTGATCGAGATGACCGTGATCCGCAGGCTCTATGACCGCGACCACCTTGACCAAGTGCTGGCCACCTTTGCGCTGATCCTGATTTTTTCCGAAGGGACAAGGTTTCTCTTTGGCTCCTTCCCGCTGTTTCTCGAAATTCCGGCGGCCCTGTCGGGCCCGGTGATGCTGCCGGGGGACATTCAATATCCGCTGTACCGTCTGGTGATCATCGGTGTGGGGCTGGCAATTGCGGCGGGGCTTTTTCTGCTGATCGCGCGCACCCGCATCGGCATCCAGATCCGCGCAGGTGAAGCGGACCGCGAGATGATTGCCGCCTTGGGCATCGACATTGCCAAGCTCTATACATTGATCTTTGCCCTTGGCGCGGCGCTGGCTGGGTTGGCCGGGGCGCTGGTCGGTGCGATCCAATCGGTGCAGGTGGGCATGGGCGAGCCGGTGCTGATCCTCGCTTTTGTGGTCATCGTCATTGGCGGTATCGGCTCGATCAAGGGCGCGCTTATTGGGGCGCTGCTGGTGGGGCTGACAGATACGCTCGGCTCAGTGCTGCTGCCGCTGTTTTTCGCCAATTTCATGGAGGCTTCGGCGGCCACCTCCGTGGGCTCCTCGCTGGCTTCGATGTCGATCTATATTCTGATGGCGGGGGTCTTGCTGTTCAAACCCACTGGCCTCTTTGGGGAGGCGTAA
- a CDS encoding ABC transporter substrate-binding protein codes for MKMKSFVMAASVAALAAGGAWAEGGKVKVGMITTLSGGGAGLGIDVRDGFMLATKMAGNENLEVVVEDDQRKPEIAVQLADKMIQSEKVDVLTGIIWSNLAMAVVPAATAQGKFYLSPNAGPSALAGKGCSPLYFNVAWQNDNLHEAAGAYANDAGYKNTFMLAPNYPAGKDALTGYKRTYEGEAAGEVYTDLGQTDYAAQIAQIRASGADSVFFFLPGGMGISFLKQYANSGVDLPVVGPAFSFDQGILQAVGEAALGIKNTSQWNKDLDNEANKEFVAAFQEEYDRLPSLYASQGYDTANLLLSAMGKADVSDQDAFQAALKEADFASVRGKFSFGNNQHPIQDYYVREVVKEGDVYTNKLVGPSLTDHADAYAADCKM; via the coding sequence ATGAAGATGAAGTCTTTTGTGATGGCGGCCTCGGTCGCGGCATTGGCAGCGGGTGGCGCATGGGCCGAAGGGGGCAAGGTGAAGGTCGGCATGATCACCACCCTGTCGGGCGGCGGCGCGGGCCTTGGTATCGACGTGCGCGACGGGTTTATGCTCGCCACCAAGATGGCCGGGAATGAGAACCTTGAGGTCGTGGTCGAAGACGACCAGCGCAAGCCCGAGATCGCTGTGCAACTGGCCGACAAGATGATCCAATCCGAAAAGGTCGACGTGCTGACCGGGATCATTTGGTCGAACCTCGCCATGGCCGTGGTGCCTGCCGCGACGGCGCAGGGTAAATTCTACCTTTCGCCCAATGCTGGCCCTTCGGCACTGGCCGGAAAGGGATGCAGCCCGCTTTATTTCAACGTCGCATGGCAGAACGACAACCTGCATGAAGCGGCGGGGGCTTACGCCAATGACGCGGGCTACAAGAACACCTTCATGCTGGCGCCGAACTATCCGGCGGGCAAGGACGCGCTGACCGGCTATAAGCGAACCTATGAGGGCGAGGCCGCGGGCGAGGTCTATACCGACTTGGGCCAGACCGACTATGCCGCCCAAATCGCGCAGATCCGTGCTTCGGGCGCGGACAGCGTGTTCTTCTTCCTGCCCGGCGGCATGGGGATTTCCTTCCTCAAGCAATATGCCAACTCCGGCGTCGATCTGCCCGTTGTCGGCCCGGCCTTCAGCTTTGACCAAGGCATCTTGCAAGCCGTAGGTGAGGCCGCGCTTGGCATCAAGAACACCAGCCAGTGGAACAAGGATCTGGACAACGAAGCCAACAAAGAGTTCGTGGCCGCCTTCCAAGAGGAATACGACCGTTTGCCGTCGCTCTATGCCAGCCAAGGCTATGACACCGCGAACCTGCTGCTGAGCGCAATGGGCAAGGCCGATGTGTCGGATCAAGACGCCTTCCAAGCGGCGCTGAAGGAGGCGGATTTTGCCTCTGTCCGGGGCAAGTTCAGCTTTGGCAATAACCAGCACCCGATTCAGGACTACTACGTGCGCGAGGTGGTCAAGGAGGGTGATGTCTATACCAACAAGCTCGTTGGCCCTTCGCTGACCGATCACGCTGACGCCTACGCGGCTGACTGCAAGATGTAA
- a CDS encoding branched-chain amino acid ABC transporter permease has protein sequence MSRETILNTFLFLLLPATALAAFALDEPFIITLATKAAILALAGVGLNIALGLGGLVSFGHAAFFGLGGYAMGILAAHAQSYTPIMESPFLIEGTKSMPVIWLVALVVAGLAALLIGALSLRTSGVYFIMVTLAFGQMLFYFAISWPAYGGEDGLSIYVRNGFPGLNTLEPLTFFAIAFAILAVVLFFVGRLARAPFGLALSAARQNAERVEAVGLAPFRLRLVAFVISGAVTGLAGALFADLNRFVSPTMFSWQTSGEIMIFVILGGVGRLFGPVAGAALFILLEHVLGGLSEFWHIYLGLLLLLVVLFARGGMIGLIAGREVAHD, from the coding sequence ATGTCCCGCGAAACGATCCTTAACACGTTCCTCTTCCTGCTGCTGCCCGCCACGGCGCTCGCCGCCTTTGCGCTGGACGAGCCGTTTATCATCACGCTGGCGACCAAGGCCGCGATCCTGGCGCTGGCGGGCGTGGGGCTCAACATCGCGCTTGGGCTTGGCGGGTTGGTCAGCTTTGGCCATGCGGCTTTCTTTGGGCTCGGTGGCTATGCCATGGGCATTCTGGCGGCCCATGCCCAAAGCTACACGCCGATTATGGAGAGCCCGTTTCTGATCGAAGGCACCAAGTCCATGCCGGTGATCTGGCTGGTGGCGCTGGTGGTCGCGGGCCTCGCGGCGCTGCTGATCGGTGCGCTGAGCCTGCGTACCTCGGGCGTCTATTTCATCATGGTTACGCTCGCCTTCGGACAGATGCTGTTCTACTTCGCGATCTCTTGGCCCGCCTATGGCGGCGAGGATGGGCTGTCGATCTATGTGCGCAACGGATTTCCGGGGCTGAACACGCTTGAACCGCTGACCTTCTTTGCCATCGCTTTTGCAATTCTCGCGGTGGTGCTGTTCTTCGTGGGCCGTCTGGCCCGCGCGCCCTTTGGCCTTGCGCTCTCGGCGGCGCGGCAGAATGCCGAGCGGGTAGAGGCCGTGGGCCTCGCGCCCTTCCGGCTGCGGCTGGTGGCCTTTGTCATCTCGGGGGCGGTGACAGGGCTGGCGGGCGCGCTTTTTGCCGATCTCAACCGTTTCGTCAGCCCGACGATGTTCTCGTGGCAGACCTCTGGTGAGATCATGATCTTCGTCATCCTTGGCGGGGTGGGGCGGCTCTTTGGCCCCGTGGCCGGGGCGGCGCTGTTCATCTTGCTTGAGCATGTCTTGGGCGGGCTGTCGGAGTTCTGGCACATCTATCTGGGGTTGCTGCTCTTGCTGGTGGTGCTTTTCGCCCGCGGCGGCATGATCGGCCTGATCGCCGGACGGGAGGTGGCCCATGACTGA